TTGCCTTAGTAGTTGAGAGACCTTAAGCAGAAAGTATTTTACATCAACGTTATATGGGATTTAAGTGTGTTTTAATATAAGGAAGGGAGCTGATTCTTATTCCACACATTACAATTAATGATTACAAGTTGTTTTATGAGGAGTTCGGAAATTTAGAGTCAAAAGAAACCATCGTTTTTTTTAATGGGGTTATGACATCGACTAGTAGTTGGTATGGTTATTATCCTGTGTTTGAAAAACTAGGCTATCGTATTCTACTGCATGATTTTAAGGGGCAAATTGGATCGGATAAACCTAAAGGTCCTTATACTTTCAATGAACATGCTCAAGATGTGAAGCATTTGATTGACCATCTTGGTATTGAAAAGGTGCACTTAGTCGGTACTTCCTATGGGAGTCAGGTTGCCATGAAATTTGCCGTTCACCATCCTGAAGCAGTAGCCAGCCTTACCATCATTGATGGAGCTAGTGAAATTGATGAAACCAGCCGTCTGTTTGTGGAAGGATGGAAGTACTTAGCCATGCAGAAAAAAGGAGAAGAATTTTTTTGGGGTGCTGTTCCTTCCCTTTATTTTAATGATTTTGTTGCTTCAAATAAGCCATTCTTAGAAGAACGTGCAACTAGTTTGAATGAGATTGATGAAAGCTTTTTTGATGGCCAAACTTATCTATATGATACTTTTGTTCAAGACTCAAATTTCACGGAAGAACTTGAGAAAATCCAATGTCCATCTCTAGTTATTTGGGGAGAGCAAGATCTTTTAACGCCTAGAAAATTCTCTGAAATCCTTGTAGAAAATATAGCTGACACAGAATTTGTTATTGTTCCGAACAGCGGTCATGTTACTATTTTTGAGCAACTAGAAACGGTGAGAACATTGATGCTAGGCTTTGTTGTAAAACATAGCTCTATATTTTAGAAAACTCGCCTTAAGGGCAAAGTTTTCTGATAGTATCTTAATAAATTTAGTCGGTTGATAGTATAAGTCAAACTAAGTC
Above is a genomic segment from Bacillaceae bacterium S4-13-56 containing:
- a CDS encoding alpha/beta hydrolase is translated as MFYEEFGNLESKETIVFFNGVMTSTSSWYGYYPVFEKLGYRILLHDFKGQIGSDKPKGPYTFNEHAQDVKHLIDHLGIEKVHLVGTSYGSQVAMKFAVHHPEAVASLTIIDGASEIDETSRLFVEGWKYLAMQKKGEEFFWGAVPSLYFNDFVASNKPFLEERATSLNEIDESFFDGQTYLYDTFVQDSNFTEELEKIQCPSLVIWGEQDLLTPRKFSEILVENIADTEFVIVPNSGHVTIFEQLETVRTLMLGFVVKHSSIF